From Pagrus major chromosome 18, Pma_NU_1.0, a single genomic window includes:
- the adad1 gene encoding adenosine deaminase domain-containing protein 1, translated as MFQARGSFQGSRGASSAKTLMRNLPAMLGLTESYETLPASSGPSQDVFGQQSKGYLVKPKVSPKTLIERYRQGEVNALALLHQLAQVLQFHLEIKETVTTGNIRGFYFAFCVVIDGVEYETGMGTTKKEARHKAAVLAVQDLLPTWENLNSVLPEASGVPPPLPVKEKPSISDFHPYRSIHERKNSVNLHIPHAVRDQLTKLMNSHPEFSACADTTAAFIMQTSGGCEVVAFGTGNFNTKEGASTSGRIVHDSHAVVTARRSLMRFLYRNLLMFFSKMANLKERSVFQHNSSSGLLSLKSGVTLHLYVNQLPKGAAQMPSKMRLNPLSISAWQVNNEISLHLSVEGKVFSVFSSAFDHSASKVVSMSATDKLTQWQVLGYQGALLSHFIEPIYVESILIGDASCSDIRGMEISVSQRVEGITSQLPTFYCMMRPHISLVPSVATDSTDRGSFTYGINWSEGDSSLEVVDGLEGKTIEESPFKSSSALASRLCKAAMLHRFKLVAKEAQRQDLLATSSYREAKSMAKPYQEAKNVLRAYLSQQGFGPWLLKPSVSDNFSM; from the exons ATGTTTCAAGCAAGGGGTTCATTTCAAGGATCCAGAGGAGCCTCATCTGCAAAAACCCTCATGAGGAATTTGCCTGCGATGCTGGGACTGACTGAATCATATGAAACCCTGCCAGCCTCCAGTGGTCCGAGCCAAGATGTCTTTGGCCAACAATCGAAAG GTTATCTTGTCAAGCCAAAAGTCTCACCCAAAACGCTAATTGAAAGGTACAGGCAAGGCGAGGTGAATGCCCTGGCTTTACTCCATCAGCTCGCCCAGGTTTTACAGTTCCACTTGGAAATAAAGGAAACGGTGACCACAG gCAACATACGAGGATTTTATTTTGCCTTCTGTGTGGTGATCGACGGGGTCGAATATGAGACAGGCATGGGAACGACCAAGAAGGAGGCTCGGCACAAAGCGGCGGTGCTCGCTGTGCAGGACCTGCTGCCCACCTGGGAAAACCTGAATTCTGTCTTACCTGAAGCATCAG GAGTCCCTCCACCCCTGCCAGTAAAAGAGAAGCCCTCCATCTCTGACTTCCATCCTTATAGATCCATTCACG aAAGGAAGAATTCTGTTAACCTCCATATTCCACATGCTGTGAGGGATCAACTCACAAAACTGATGAACAGCCACCCTGAGTTCTCTGCCTGTGCAGACACCACAGCAGCATTCATCATGCAGACCT cTGGGGGATGCGAGGTGGTTGCTTTCGGCACCGGGAACTTCAATACTAAAGAGGGTGCCTCGACCAGTGGGCGGATTGTGCATGATTCACATGCGGTGGTAACTGCAAGGAGATCACTTATGAG GTTTCTGTACCGGAACCTGCTGATGTTCTTCAGCAAAATGGCCAATCTGAAGGAGAGGTCTGTCTTCcagcacaacagcagcagcggcCTCCTCAGCCTGAAGAGCGGCGTCACCCTCCATCTCTACGTGAACCAACTGCCAAAGGGTGCTGCTCAGATGCCTTCCAAGAT GCGTCTAAACCCACTCTCCATTTCAGCATGGCAAGTCAACAATGAAATCAGCCTACACCTGTCAGTGGAGGGCAag gtgtTCTCAGTTTTCTCGTCAGCCTTTGATCACTCTGCCTCCAAGGTGGTCAGCATGTCCGCCACAGACAAGCTCACTCAGTGGCAGGTGCTGGGATACCAGGGAGCCTTGCTCAGCCACTTCATCGAGCCCATCTATGTGGAAAGCATCCTCATAG GTGACGCCAGCTGCAGTGATATCCGTGGCATGGAGATCTCTGTGAGCCAGCGTGTGGAGGGGATCACCTCCCAGCTGCCCACGTTCTACTGCATGATGAGGCCCCACATCAGCCTGGTGCCGTCTGTAGCTACCGACAGCACAGACCGTGGATCTTTTACTTACGGTATCAACTGGAGCGAAGGAGACAGCTCCCTGGAGGTTGTGGATGGCCTGGAGGGCAAGACAATAGAGGA ATCTCCCTTTAAGAGTAGCTCTGCTCTGGCAAGCCGTCTTTGCAAAGCAGCAATGCTGCACCGCTTCAAGTTGGTGGCCAAAGAGGCCCAGAGGCAGGACCTGCTGGCCACAAGCTCCTACAGAGAAGCCAAG AGCATGGCAAAGCCGTACCAGGAGGCCAAGAACGTGCTGAGGGCGTACCTGTCACAGCAGGGCTTTGGGCCCTGGCTGCTCAAGCCTTCAGTTAGTGATAACTTCAGCATGTGA